One window from the genome of Bicyclus anynana chromosome 25, ilBicAnyn1.1, whole genome shotgun sequence encodes:
- the LOC112055013 gene encoding gamma-aminobutyric acid type B receptor subunit 2 isoform X1: protein MSVLLHQILVTILSISLVMGVPQKPNLDAILNRRTDVYIAGFFPFGKGVENSNTGRGVMPSVKLALDHVNEHDSVLRNYRLHMWWNDTECNAAVGVKSFFDMMHSGPHKLMLFGAACTHVTDPIAKASKHWHLTQLSYADTHPMFTKEAFPNFFRIVPSENAFNMPRIRLLEHFNWTRVGTIYQNEPRYALAHNRLLADLDSANFLVDESQSFATEVKTALSKLKEKDIRIILGNFNETWALKIFCEAYKLEMYGRAYTWLLLGTYSSKWWTRRAPCSRRELSAALDTTILTDLLPLSTTGETTVSGITAKDYQVEYDRRRGLEYSRFHGYTYDGIWAMALAIQTVAHRVKLKYKEKTVQDFRYRDKEWEQLFLDALSNVTFEGVTGPVRFYDNERKASILLKQFQGEQVGEVKVGEYCAERDRLDLGSGDPFKWVGKNPPKDRTLHLIEHTQVNITLYAVVVFCSVLGILLATGFLAMNIHYRNQRYIKMSSPHLNNLIIVGCMLTYLSVIFLGLDSSLSSIAAFPYICTARAWLLMAGFSLAFGAMFSKTWRVHSIFTDVKLNKKVIKDYQLFMVVGVLLCIDLIIMTTWQISDPFYRATKQMEAYPHPTSEDIVIVQENEYCQSERMPIFIGAIYAYKGLLLVFGAFLAWETRHVSIPALNDSKHIGLSVYNVLIMCIMGAPCALVLADHKDVLFVLIAIFIIFCTTATLCLVFVPKLLELRRNGSGGTGGSRIRATLRPAAPHECRDPGPELERRMKELRQYNNRYRRTLQAKENELQMLLSKLGSDVSSESSVRDSKSPATQRTRLPVPRENVSHPETSDITSVCSLSASAGAETEYIGLQNQYPNDKPKPSAPPEPIKETLKEPTSKKEQTKNVSFKNHLDYTSPPSSKAVPEKDQLAKLPYGWSSEEPPEPPKTKIEPAKAEAKTIPALKTSDTPTAKSVPAKVQEPMYTKAATPKVNKTPEMQKKQTKAPDTKPPYKTAPRGHRRMSSVSAGVLLAELMQAPVEEMEPAAVPPMTERKVIGQERDPPIPPKPKQESEDILDVDHDYSSAERKKACQRRDSEKRKKENFIVVQSDLWDTNTFQYTCQKSPPSHAHSPMQRSVSEKSRQQSSSSPHHQREADRNSDRRASNSSINHAGAVRVGTPEGYREADTLRMTDRIAKRRGSEFPQPVSTPPHQIQTKRRQSSAQMRSYQEEMEDKAELAQRRLEELSKKLVQEKPLQESKESIDRKPEPDIIRVSKKQESPKRVVQDPDTIRVTKGQDSPSKRLRQEAEPLKRAKGVGDSPRLTQATQSRPDHHKSSPNVASRHKPGSPSKRDDRKSATYTRMDSKRQESTERKMYTASSESELFECAILPIFHKLLTERHKSQPHGLNLSYGVSCPNISIKCDIVEYL from the exons ATGTCAG TTCTCCTACACCAAATTCTCGTCACCATACTGTCAATAAGCCTGGTGATGGGAGTCCCTCAGAAGCCAAACCTGGACGCTATCTTGAATCGTCGGACCGATGTCTACATCGCCGGTTTCTTCCCCTTCGGAAAAGGAGTCGAGAATTCCAACACTG GTCGAGGCGTCATGCCGAGCGTGAAACTAGCGCTGGACCACGTCAACGAGCATGACTCCGTGCTGAGGAACTACCGGCTGCACATGTGGTGGAACGATACAGAG TGCAACGCAGCAGTGGGAGTGAAGTCGTTCTTCGATATGATGCACAGCGGACCCCACAAGCTTATGCTGTTCGGAGCGGCGTGCACCCACGTCACTGACCCCATTGCCAAGGCGTCCAAACACTGGCATCTGACGCAG CTATCCTATGCTGATACACATCCCATGTTCACGAAAGAAGCGTTTCCAAATTTCTTTCGCATCGTGCCGTCAGAGAACGCTTTCAACATGCCTCGCATCAGATTGTTGGAGCATTTCAACTGGACCAGAGTTGGCACGATTTATCAGAACGAACCTAGATATGCTTTG GCCCACAATCGTCTTCTAGCAGATTTGGACTCAGCTAACTTTCTAGTAGATGAGTCTCAGAGCTTCGCAACAGAAGTCAAGACGGCGCTATCAAAGCTGAAAGAAAAAGACATCAGGATCATATTGGGCAACTTCAATGAAACCTGggcattgaagatattttgcgAAGCGTACAA gCTGGAGATGTACGGGCGTGCCTACACCTGGCTCCTGCTGGGCACGTACAGCAGCAAGTGGTGGACCCGGCGGGCGCCGTGCTCTAGAAGGGAGCTCAGTGCTGCCCTCGACACCACCATCCTCACTGACCTGCTGCCGCTCTCTACCACCGGCGAGACCACTGTCTCGGGTATT ACTGCAAAAGATTACCAAGTGGAGTATGATCGAAGAAGAGGGCTGGAATATTCTAGATTTCATGGGTATACATATGACG GTATTTGGGCGATGGCTCTTGCTATCCAGACAGTGGCACATCGAGTGAAGTTAAAGTACAAAGAGAAGACGGTCCAGGATTTTCGCTACCGGGACAAGGAGTGGGAGCAGCTGTTCCTGGACGCCTTGAGCAACGTCACCTTTGAGGGAGTTACT GGTCCCGTACGTTTCTACGACAATGAGCGCAAAGCGTCAATCCTCCTCAAGCAGTTCCAGGGAGAACAGGTCGGGGAGGTGAAGGTCGGAGAGTATTGTGCGGAGAGGGATCGGCTTGATCTTGGCAGCGGTGACCCCTTCAAGTGGGTAGGGAA GAACCCGCCAAAAGACCGCACTCTCCACCTGATAGAGCACACGCAGGTCAACATCACGCTGTACGCCGTGGTGGTGTTCTGCTCCGTGCTCGGCATCCTACTCGCGACCGGCTTCCTGGCCATGAACATACACTACAGGAATCAGAG GTATATAAAAATGTCCTCTCCCCATCTGAACAATCTGATCATCGTGGGATGTATGCTCACCTACCTCAGCGTGATCTTTCTCGGCCTCGACTCTAGCCTCAGTAGCATCG CGGCGTTTCCATACATCTGTACGGCTCGCGCTTGGCTATTGATGGCTGGGTTCAGCCTCGCCTTTGGCGCGATGTTCTCTAAGACCTGGAGAGTTCACTCTATCTTCACAGATGTTAAACTCAATAAGAAG GTGATAAAAGATTACCAGTTGTTTATGGTGGTAGGTGTACTGTTGTGCATCGATCTGATCATCATGACCACGTGGCAGATATCCGACCCATTTTACAGGGCGACCAAACAAATGGAGGCATAT CCTCATCCAACAAGTGAAGACATAGTCATCGTCCAAGAAAACGAATATTGTCAATCAGAGCGAATGCCCATATTTATTGGGGCCATATACGCTTACAAAGGACTCCTTCTG GTATTTGGAGCATTCTTGGCATGGGAGACACGTCATGTGTCAATTCCGGCTCTGAACGACTCAAAGCACATCGGCTTGTCCGTATACAATGTACTCATCATGTGCATTATGGGTGCTCCTTGCGCATTG GTTCTCGCTGACCACAAGGATGTATTATTCGTGTTGATCGCTATCTTCATTATTTTCTGCACAACTGCTACACTGTGTTTGGTTTTCGTTCCGAAG CTGTTAGAACTGCGCCGCAACGGCTCTGGTGGCACGGGCGGGTCGCGCATCCGTGCCACGCTGCGCCCCGCCGCGCCGCACGAGTGCCGCGACCCGGGGCCCGAGCTGGAGCGGCGCATGAAGGAGCTGCGCCAGTACAACAACCGCTACCGGCGCACGCTGCAGGCCAAGGAGAATGAGCTGCAG ATGCTGTTAAGCAAACTGGGAAGTGATGTGAGTTCAGAGTCTTCGGTGCGAGATTCCAAGTCACCAGCGACGCAACGGACGCGATTGCCCGTGCCGAGAGAAAACGTCAGTCATCCAG AGACGAGTGATATCACTTCGGTGTGCAGCCTCAGCGCATCCGCTGGCGCCGAAACTGAATACATCGGCTTACAGAACCAGTACCCTAATGACAA aCCAAAGCCGAGTGCACCGCCGGAGCCCATAAAAGAGACGTTGAAAGAACCTACGAGTAAAAAGGAGCAAACCAAAAATGTCTCTTTCAAAAATCACCTGGACTACACAAGTCCACCTTCTTCTAAGGCTGTGCCGGAGAAGGATCAGCTCGCCAAGCTGCCGTATGGATGGTCTTCTGAA GAACCTCCAGAGCCTCCAAAGACAAAGATAGAGCCAGCCAAAGCAGAAGCTAAAACCATTCCAGCATTAAAAACAAGTGACACTCCCACTGCAAAGTCAGTGCCAGCTAAAGTTCAGGAGCCAATGTACACGAAAGCGGCAACGCCTAAAGTCAACAAG ACACCGGAAATGCAGAAGAAGCAGACAAAAGCACCCGACACGAAGCCCCCGTACAAGACAGCGCCGCGCGGCCACCGGCGCATGTCCAGCGTCAGCGCCGGAGTGCTGCTCGCCGAGCTGATGCAGGCGCCAGTGGAAGAGATGGAGCCCGCAGCAGTGCCGCCCATGACTGagaggaaggttatag GACAAGAACGGGACCCACCCATTCCACCGAAGCCAAAGCAAGAGTCGGAGGATATTCTGGACGTAGACCACGACTACTCATCCGCAGAACGGAAGAAAGCTT GTCAAAGAAGAGATTCAGAAAAGAGGAAAAAGGAAAACTTCATAGTCGTCCAAAGCGATCTTTGGGACACCAACACCTTCCAATACACTTGCCAGAAATCACCACCAA GTCACGCTCACTCGCCTATGCAGAGGAGTGTTTCTGAGAAAAGTCGCcagcaatcatcatcatcgcctCATCACCAAAG AGAAGCTGACAGAAATTCAGACAGAAGAGCATCTAACAGCTCCATTAACCACG CTGGTGCAGTGCGAGTGGGAACTCCTGAAGGCTACCGCGAGGCGGATACCCTTCGAATGACTGATCGAATTgctaaa CGTCGAGGGTCAGAGTTTCCGCAGCCCGTCAGCACACCTCCTCATCAGATACAAACGAAGAGAAGACAGTCTTCGGCTCAG ATGAGATCATATCAAGAAGAAATGGAAGACAAAGCCGAATTAGCACAACGAAGACTCGAAGAGTTATCAAAGAAACTTGTACAAGAGAAACCTTTGCAAGAATCCAAAGAAAGCATAGACAGGAAACCCGAACCAGACATCATAAGGGTTTCGAAGAAACAGGAGTCGCCTAAAAGGGTAGTGCAAGATCCTGACACGATAAGGGTGACGAAGGGTCAGGACTCTCCATCAAAGAGGTTGAGGCAAGAAGCCGAGCCGTTGAAAAGGGCGAAGGGTGTGGGGGATTCCCCGCGGTTGACTCAGGCCACGCAGAGTCGACCTGATCATCATAAAAGCAGTCCTAACGTTGCTTCAAGACACAAACCTG GATCGCCAAGCAAGCGTGACGATCGCAAATCAGCAACATACACCAGAATGGACTCCAAACGCCAAGAGTCCACCGAAAGGAAAATGTACACCGCCAGCTCCGAGTCGGAACTCTTCGAGTGCGCCATCCTCCCCATCTTCCACAAACTACTGACAGAGAGGCACAAGAGTCAACCCCACGGACTTAACCTTAGCTATGGGGTCAGTTGCCCGAACATTTCTATCAAATGTGATATAGTGGAATATTTATAA
- the LOC112055013 gene encoding gamma-aminobutyric acid type B receptor subunit 2 isoform X2 — translation MSTSPVSSPSEKESRIPTLCNAAVGVKSFFDMMHSGPHKLMLFGAACTHVTDPIAKASKHWHLTQLSYADTHPMFTKEAFPNFFRIVPSENAFNMPRIRLLEHFNWTRVGTIYQNEPRYALAHNRLLADLDSANFLVDESQSFATEVKTALSKLKEKDIRIILGNFNETWALKIFCEAYKLEMYGRAYTWLLLGTYSSKWWTRRAPCSRRELSAALDTTILTDLLPLSTTGETTVSGITAKDYQVEYDRRRGLEYSRFHGYTYDGIWAMALAIQTVAHRVKLKYKEKTVQDFRYRDKEWEQLFLDALSNVTFEGVTGPVRFYDNERKASILLKQFQGEQVGEVKVGEYCAERDRLDLGSGDPFKWVGKNPPKDRTLHLIEHTQVNITLYAVVVFCSVLGILLATGFLAMNIHYRNQRYIKMSSPHLNNLIIVGCMLTYLSVIFLGLDSSLSSIAAFPYICTARAWLLMAGFSLAFGAMFSKTWRVHSIFTDVKLNKKVIKDYQLFMVVGVLLCIDLIIMTTWQISDPFYRATKQMEAYPHPTSEDIVIVQENEYCQSERMPIFIGAIYAYKGLLLVFGAFLAWETRHVSIPALNDSKHIGLSVYNVLIMCIMGAPCALVLADHKDVLFVLIAIFIIFCTTATLCLVFVPKLLELRRNGSGGTGGSRIRATLRPAAPHECRDPGPELERRMKELRQYNNRYRRTLQAKENELQMLLSKLGSDVSSESSVRDSKSPATQRTRLPVPRENVSHPETSDITSVCSLSASAGAETEYIGLQNQYPNDKPKPSAPPEPIKETLKEPTSKKEQTKNVSFKNHLDYTSPPSSKAVPEKDQLAKLPYGWSSEEPPEPPKTKIEPAKAEAKTIPALKTSDTPTAKSVPAKVQEPMYTKAATPKVNKTPEMQKKQTKAPDTKPPYKTAPRGHRRMSSVSAGVLLAELMQAPVEEMEPAAVPPMTERKVIGQERDPPIPPKPKQESEDILDVDHDYSSAERKKACQRRDSEKRKKENFIVVQSDLWDTNTFQYTCQKSPPSHAHSPMQRSVSEKSRQQSSSSPHHQREADRNSDRRASNSSINHAGAVRVGTPEGYREADTLRMTDRIAKRRGSEFPQPVSTPPHQIQTKRRQSSAQMRSYQEEMEDKAELAQRRLEELSKKLVQEKPLQESKESIDRKPEPDIIRVSKKQESPKRVVQDPDTIRVTKGQDSPSKRLRQEAEPLKRAKGVGDSPRLTQATQSRPDHHKSSPNVASRHKPGSPSKRDDRKSATYTRMDSKRQESTERKMYTASSESELFECAILPIFHKLLTERHKSQPHGLNLSYGVSCPNISIKCDIVEYL, via the exons ATGTCTACATCGCCGGTTTCTTCCCCTTCGGAAAAGGAGTCGAGAATTCCAACACTG TGCAACGCAGCAGTGGGAGTGAAGTCGTTCTTCGATATGATGCACAGCGGACCCCACAAGCTTATGCTGTTCGGAGCGGCGTGCACCCACGTCACTGACCCCATTGCCAAGGCGTCCAAACACTGGCATCTGACGCAG CTATCCTATGCTGATACACATCCCATGTTCACGAAAGAAGCGTTTCCAAATTTCTTTCGCATCGTGCCGTCAGAGAACGCTTTCAACATGCCTCGCATCAGATTGTTGGAGCATTTCAACTGGACCAGAGTTGGCACGATTTATCAGAACGAACCTAGATATGCTTTG GCCCACAATCGTCTTCTAGCAGATTTGGACTCAGCTAACTTTCTAGTAGATGAGTCTCAGAGCTTCGCAACAGAAGTCAAGACGGCGCTATCAAAGCTGAAAGAAAAAGACATCAGGATCATATTGGGCAACTTCAATGAAACCTGggcattgaagatattttgcgAAGCGTACAA gCTGGAGATGTACGGGCGTGCCTACACCTGGCTCCTGCTGGGCACGTACAGCAGCAAGTGGTGGACCCGGCGGGCGCCGTGCTCTAGAAGGGAGCTCAGTGCTGCCCTCGACACCACCATCCTCACTGACCTGCTGCCGCTCTCTACCACCGGCGAGACCACTGTCTCGGGTATT ACTGCAAAAGATTACCAAGTGGAGTATGATCGAAGAAGAGGGCTGGAATATTCTAGATTTCATGGGTATACATATGACG GTATTTGGGCGATGGCTCTTGCTATCCAGACAGTGGCACATCGAGTGAAGTTAAAGTACAAAGAGAAGACGGTCCAGGATTTTCGCTACCGGGACAAGGAGTGGGAGCAGCTGTTCCTGGACGCCTTGAGCAACGTCACCTTTGAGGGAGTTACT GGTCCCGTACGTTTCTACGACAATGAGCGCAAAGCGTCAATCCTCCTCAAGCAGTTCCAGGGAGAACAGGTCGGGGAGGTGAAGGTCGGAGAGTATTGTGCGGAGAGGGATCGGCTTGATCTTGGCAGCGGTGACCCCTTCAAGTGGGTAGGGAA GAACCCGCCAAAAGACCGCACTCTCCACCTGATAGAGCACACGCAGGTCAACATCACGCTGTACGCCGTGGTGGTGTTCTGCTCCGTGCTCGGCATCCTACTCGCGACCGGCTTCCTGGCCATGAACATACACTACAGGAATCAGAG GTATATAAAAATGTCCTCTCCCCATCTGAACAATCTGATCATCGTGGGATGTATGCTCACCTACCTCAGCGTGATCTTTCTCGGCCTCGACTCTAGCCTCAGTAGCATCG CGGCGTTTCCATACATCTGTACGGCTCGCGCTTGGCTATTGATGGCTGGGTTCAGCCTCGCCTTTGGCGCGATGTTCTCTAAGACCTGGAGAGTTCACTCTATCTTCACAGATGTTAAACTCAATAAGAAG GTGATAAAAGATTACCAGTTGTTTATGGTGGTAGGTGTACTGTTGTGCATCGATCTGATCATCATGACCACGTGGCAGATATCCGACCCATTTTACAGGGCGACCAAACAAATGGAGGCATAT CCTCATCCAACAAGTGAAGACATAGTCATCGTCCAAGAAAACGAATATTGTCAATCAGAGCGAATGCCCATATTTATTGGGGCCATATACGCTTACAAAGGACTCCTTCTG GTATTTGGAGCATTCTTGGCATGGGAGACACGTCATGTGTCAATTCCGGCTCTGAACGACTCAAAGCACATCGGCTTGTCCGTATACAATGTACTCATCATGTGCATTATGGGTGCTCCTTGCGCATTG GTTCTCGCTGACCACAAGGATGTATTATTCGTGTTGATCGCTATCTTCATTATTTTCTGCACAACTGCTACACTGTGTTTGGTTTTCGTTCCGAAG CTGTTAGAACTGCGCCGCAACGGCTCTGGTGGCACGGGCGGGTCGCGCATCCGTGCCACGCTGCGCCCCGCCGCGCCGCACGAGTGCCGCGACCCGGGGCCCGAGCTGGAGCGGCGCATGAAGGAGCTGCGCCAGTACAACAACCGCTACCGGCGCACGCTGCAGGCCAAGGAGAATGAGCTGCAG ATGCTGTTAAGCAAACTGGGAAGTGATGTGAGTTCAGAGTCTTCGGTGCGAGATTCCAAGTCACCAGCGACGCAACGGACGCGATTGCCCGTGCCGAGAGAAAACGTCAGTCATCCAG AGACGAGTGATATCACTTCGGTGTGCAGCCTCAGCGCATCCGCTGGCGCCGAAACTGAATACATCGGCTTACAGAACCAGTACCCTAATGACAA aCCAAAGCCGAGTGCACCGCCGGAGCCCATAAAAGAGACGTTGAAAGAACCTACGAGTAAAAAGGAGCAAACCAAAAATGTCTCTTTCAAAAATCACCTGGACTACACAAGTCCACCTTCTTCTAAGGCTGTGCCGGAGAAGGATCAGCTCGCCAAGCTGCCGTATGGATGGTCTTCTGAA GAACCTCCAGAGCCTCCAAAGACAAAGATAGAGCCAGCCAAAGCAGAAGCTAAAACCATTCCAGCATTAAAAACAAGTGACACTCCCACTGCAAAGTCAGTGCCAGCTAAAGTTCAGGAGCCAATGTACACGAAAGCGGCAACGCCTAAAGTCAACAAG ACACCGGAAATGCAGAAGAAGCAGACAAAAGCACCCGACACGAAGCCCCCGTACAAGACAGCGCCGCGCGGCCACCGGCGCATGTCCAGCGTCAGCGCCGGAGTGCTGCTCGCCGAGCTGATGCAGGCGCCAGTGGAAGAGATGGAGCCCGCAGCAGTGCCGCCCATGACTGagaggaaggttatag GACAAGAACGGGACCCACCCATTCCACCGAAGCCAAAGCAAGAGTCGGAGGATATTCTGGACGTAGACCACGACTACTCATCCGCAGAACGGAAGAAAGCTT GTCAAAGAAGAGATTCAGAAAAGAGGAAAAAGGAAAACTTCATAGTCGTCCAAAGCGATCTTTGGGACACCAACACCTTCCAATACACTTGCCAGAAATCACCACCAA GTCACGCTCACTCGCCTATGCAGAGGAGTGTTTCTGAGAAAAGTCGCcagcaatcatcatcatcgcctCATCACCAAAG AGAAGCTGACAGAAATTCAGACAGAAGAGCATCTAACAGCTCCATTAACCACG CTGGTGCAGTGCGAGTGGGAACTCCTGAAGGCTACCGCGAGGCGGATACCCTTCGAATGACTGATCGAATTgctaaa CGTCGAGGGTCAGAGTTTCCGCAGCCCGTCAGCACACCTCCTCATCAGATACAAACGAAGAGAAGACAGTCTTCGGCTCAG ATGAGATCATATCAAGAAGAAATGGAAGACAAAGCCGAATTAGCACAACGAAGACTCGAAGAGTTATCAAAGAAACTTGTACAAGAGAAACCTTTGCAAGAATCCAAAGAAAGCATAGACAGGAAACCCGAACCAGACATCATAAGGGTTTCGAAGAAACAGGAGTCGCCTAAAAGGGTAGTGCAAGATCCTGACACGATAAGGGTGACGAAGGGTCAGGACTCTCCATCAAAGAGGTTGAGGCAAGAAGCCGAGCCGTTGAAAAGGGCGAAGGGTGTGGGGGATTCCCCGCGGTTGACTCAGGCCACGCAGAGTCGACCTGATCATCATAAAAGCAGTCCTAACGTTGCTTCAAGACACAAACCTG GATCGCCAAGCAAGCGTGACGATCGCAAATCAGCAACATACACCAGAATGGACTCCAAACGCCAAGAGTCCACCGAAAGGAAAATGTACACCGCCAGCTCCGAGTCGGAACTCTTCGAGTGCGCCATCCTCCCCATCTTCCACAAACTACTGACAGAGAGGCACAAGAGTCAACCCCACGGACTTAACCTTAGCTATGGGGTCAGTTGCCCGAACATTTCTATCAAATGTGATATAGTGGAATATTTATAA